The following proteins are co-located in the Spirosoma montaniterrae genome:
- a CDS encoding RNA polymerase sigma factor, whose protein sequence is MNHLTDEELASAYARTQHSAYFSLLYQRYYKKVYAHCLSFTTSTNTQAEDLTHDIFERVFRQINTYKGNARFSTWLYTVCRNYCLSQHQREQQRSRAVTVYDQGQESTVGPDSYSAYEHQLALLECAFEQLPDADQRILLARYGAGSSVGQLALSAQASESAIKMRLFRARERLRQALQQ, encoded by the coding sequence ATGAATCACCTCACCGATGAAGAGCTGGCGTCGGCCTATGCTCGTACTCAGCACAGCGCGTATTTTAGTTTGCTGTACCAACGCTATTACAAAAAAGTGTATGCCCACTGCCTGAGTTTTACTACCAGCACCAACACACAGGCCGAAGACCTGACACACGACATCTTTGAACGGGTATTCAGGCAAATCAACACCTACAAAGGAAACGCCCGCTTCTCAACCTGGCTCTATACGGTTTGCCGCAATTACTGCCTTAGCCAGCATCAACGGGAGCAGCAGCGTAGCCGAGCCGTTACGGTTTATGACCAGGGGCAGGAGTCAACTGTCGGCCCTGATTCGTACTCGGCCTATGAGCATCAGTTAGCCTTGCTGGAATGTGCTTTCGAGCAACTGCCCGACGCCGACCAACGGATTCTGCTGGCACGGTATGGGGCTGGTTCAAGCGTTGGGCAATTGGCCCTGTCGGCGCAGGCATCGGAATCGGCTATAAAAATGCGGCTTTTCCGCGCCCGCGAACGGCTACGGCAGGCATTACAGCAGTAA
- a CDS encoding ATP-dependent zinc protease: protein MRPKQLIGMTDFVDFPDLGLLDVAAKIDTGAFTSALHCKNVRLVRAHGKTKLSFWLIDNSGEKPRQFFADEFSQRMIRNSFGVAEKRYVIKTRIVLFGRKIRAEFTLADRERLKNPVLLGRRLLRNRFIVDVSQKNLSYTAKQASTSPLIVY from the coding sequence ATGCGCCCTAAGCAGCTCATTGGCATGACCGACTTTGTTGATTTCCCCGACCTCGGCTTACTTGACGTGGCGGCCAAAATCGATACGGGCGCATTTACGTCGGCATTGCATTGCAAAAACGTTCGGCTGGTACGAGCGCACGGAAAAACAAAACTGAGCTTTTGGCTTATCGATAACTCCGGCGAAAAACCCCGGCAGTTTTTTGCCGATGAGTTTAGTCAGCGTATGATTCGCAACTCGTTTGGCGTGGCCGAGAAACGGTATGTCATTAAAACGCGCATCGTTTTGTTTGGGCGAAAAATCCGGGCCGAGTTTACACTGGCCGACCGCGAACGACTCAAAAACCCGGTACTGCTGGGCCGCAGACTGCTTCGCAACCGGTTCATTGTCGATGTCTCACAAAAAAACCTGTCGTATACCGCTAAACAGGCATCGACTTCTCCACTTATTGTTTACTGA
- the rimK gene encoding 30S ribosomal protein S6--L-glutamate ligase gives MRIGILSTNPALYSTQRLLEAAHQRGHDASVVNHLNCQVIIEGGNPSVLYEGRNLDPFDAIVPRIGASVTDYGCAIVRQFEMMKVFTTAKSQAITRSRNKLRSLQVLSKAGVGLPKTVFANHPKNGNVTQLIELVGGPPVVIKLLEGTQGIGVVLAETTKAAKSTIEAFYGLKKHVLVQEFVAEAKGADIRAFVVGGRVVGAMKRQGVDGDFRSNIHRGGNAVAVRLTADEEHTAIAAARALGLKVAGVDMLPSHRGPLVLEVNSSPGLEGIEAATGHDIASEIIAYIEEKSRADEGDTVGV, from the coding sequence ATGCGTATTGGAATTTTATCGACCAATCCGGCTTTATATTCGACCCAACGCCTGCTCGAAGCTGCCCATCAGCGCGGCCACGACGCCAGCGTGGTCAACCATCTGAATTGCCAGGTTATCATCGAAGGCGGCAATCCATCGGTGTTGTATGAAGGCCGCAACCTCGACCCATTCGACGCTATTGTGCCACGTATTGGGGCTTCCGTTACCGATTACGGCTGTGCTATTGTACGGCAGTTTGAGATGATGAAAGTTTTTACCACGGCCAAGTCGCAGGCCATTACGCGCTCGCGCAACAAGCTGCGGTCGTTGCAGGTATTGTCGAAGGCGGGCGTGGGGCTACCCAAAACGGTGTTTGCCAACCATCCGAAGAACGGCAATGTTACGCAGTTGATTGAGCTGGTGGGCGGCCCGCCGGTAGTGATTAAACTGCTCGAAGGCACGCAGGGAATCGGCGTGGTGCTGGCCGAAACCACCAAAGCTGCCAAATCGACCATCGAAGCGTTTTACGGACTGAAAAAGCACGTTTTGGTGCAGGAGTTTGTAGCCGAAGCCAAAGGAGCTGATATCCGGGCATTTGTGGTAGGCGGGCGCGTGGTGGGTGCCATGAAACGGCAGGGCGTTGACGGCGACTTCCGTTCCAATATTCATCGGGGTGGCAACGCCGTGGCTGTCAGGCTCACCGCCGACGAAGAACATACGGCCATTGCAGCCGCCCGCGCCCTCGGCCTGAAAGTAGCCGGGGTCGATATGTTGCCCTCTCACCGGGGGCCGCTGGTGCTGGAGGTCAATTCATCGCCCGGTCTGGAAGGTATCGAAGCCGCCACCGGCCACGACATTGCCAGCGAAATTATTGCCTATATTGAGGAGAAAAGCCGCGCCGACGAAGGCGATACGGTAGGAGTTTGA
- the holB gene encoding DNA polymerase III subunit delta', with product MQFSDIIGHDDTKQLLLRAVQTNHLAHALLFDGPVGSANLTLALALAQYVNCEDRRDADACGRCAACVKIQKLVHPDLHMVFPVANTAKGKTSEAYLTDWRAFLLESPYRTLPNWLETTGADNKQGNISAEEARNILQKLSLKSYEGTYKIMLIWLPELMNVASANALLKVLEEPPAQTLFLLVTNQPDKLLITILSRTQRVAVRAFTDDEVATYLRQYENLDETTARRLAYLADGNLAEALQLSHNEAKGTGVSEQHAWFAEWMRDCYRQDLTKLVKQAEQFDGFSKEKQKGLFDYSIRLYRSLFLWQQGASDLLRLPDDELSFVKNFSKVLTVNHIERIVADLNEATYHLERNARAKMVLLDMSLTFTRLIKTKL from the coding sequence ATGCAATTCTCTGACATCATCGGTCACGACGATACCAAACAACTGCTGCTGCGGGCGGTGCAGACCAATCATCTGGCCCATGCGCTGCTGTTTGATGGGCCGGTGGGCAGTGCTAACCTAACGTTGGCACTCGCGCTGGCGCAGTATGTCAACTGCGAAGACCGGCGCGATGCCGATGCCTGCGGGCGGTGCGCGGCCTGCGTAAAAATTCAGAAACTCGTGCATCCCGACCTGCACATGGTGTTTCCGGTAGCCAATACGGCAAAGGGCAAAACGTCTGAAGCCTATCTGACCGACTGGCGGGCGTTTCTGCTCGAAAGCCCTTACCGAACCCTGCCCAACTGGCTCGAAACCACCGGGGCCGACAATAAACAGGGTAACATTTCGGCTGAAGAAGCGCGGAACATTTTGCAAAAACTATCGCTCAAATCGTATGAGGGTACCTACAAAATTATGCTCATCTGGTTGCCCGAACTGATGAACGTGGCTTCTGCCAATGCGCTGCTGAAAGTACTTGAAGAACCACCCGCTCAAACGTTGTTTCTGCTGGTAACGAACCAACCCGACAAGCTGCTGATTACCATTCTGTCGCGCACGCAGCGGGTGGCGGTGCGGGCCTTTACCGACGACGAAGTGGCTACGTACCTGCGGCAGTACGAAAATTTAGACGAAACCACCGCCCGGCGACTGGCCTATTTAGCCGATGGCAACTTAGCCGAAGCCCTGCAACTGAGTCATAATGAGGCCAAAGGTACTGGCGTTTCGGAGCAACACGCCTGGTTTGCCGAATGGATGCGCGATTGCTACCGGCAGGATTTAACAAAATTGGTGAAACAGGCTGAGCAGTTCGACGGTTTCAGCAAAGAAAAGCAGAAGGGACTATTCGATTACAGCATCCGGCTCTACCGCAGCCTATTTCTTTGGCAGCAGGGCGCAAGCGACTTATTGCGGCTGCCCGACGACGAACTGTCTTTTGTTAAAAACTTCTCGAAAGTCCTGACCGTCAACCACATCGAGCGCATTGTAGCCGACCTTAACGAAGCAACCTATCATCTCGAACGAAACGCCCGCGCCAAAATGGTGCTGTTAGATATGTCGCTCACCTTCACCCGACTGATAAAAACGAAGTTATAA
- a CDS encoding GlmU family protein, which translates to MSNLILFDEPTIRTSLLPFTFTRPVAGIRIGIQTLAEKWADVLNQTPSFLTESYLQTKFPQQPGTDNLYVNAAVCPNSTLVERLRQLQPNESLLTSGGLLLALRTPHTATNASQLPDLPQHSIAFSEGFRSLTIIRHVWDIFVENGDQIRADFARITAGRQSAPITDPFTRCYAPENIFVEEGATIRAATLNAEGGPIYIGRDATISEGTVMIGPFALGEGSTVNWGGKMRSNTTIGPGCKVGGEVGNSIFLGYSNKAHDGFLGNSVIGEWCNLGANVNNSNLKNDYSNVKLHSYATGQLEDTGRIFCGLMMGDFTKAGISTMFNTGTVVGVSANVFGGGFQPKHIPSFSWGGADSGFAPYRIDKALQVAREAFSRRNLEFDAVEEAILRHVFNNERVRE; encoded by the coding sequence ATGTCCAACCTGATTTTATTTGACGAGCCAACCATCCGCACGTCGTTGCTGCCATTTACGTTTACCCGGCCCGTAGCTGGTATACGCATCGGTATTCAAACGCTGGCCGAAAAATGGGCCGATGTGCTGAACCAAACGCCTTCGTTTCTGACGGAATCGTATCTACAAACCAAATTCCCACAACAGCCGGGTACTGATAATCTGTATGTTAACGCAGCCGTCTGCCCAAACAGCACCCTGGTCGAACGGCTGCGCCAGTTGCAGCCTAACGAAAGCCTGCTAACGTCTGGCGGTCTGCTGCTGGCACTGCGCACTCCGCATACAGCCACCAACGCCAGCCAACTGCCCGACCTGCCGCAGCACAGCATCGCCTTTAGCGAAGGCTTCCGCTCCCTGACCATCATCCGGCATGTATGGGATATATTCGTGGAAAATGGCGATCAGATACGGGCCGATTTTGCCCGCATCACCGCCGGTCGCCAATCAGCCCCTATCACTGACCCGTTTACGCGTTGCTACGCGCCCGAAAACATCTTCGTGGAAGAAGGGGCCACTATCCGGGCAGCCACGTTGAACGCCGAGGGTGGGCCAATCTACATTGGCCGCGACGCCACTATCAGCGAAGGCACCGTCATGATCGGACCGTTTGCGCTGGGCGAGGGGTCAACGGTAAACTGGGGCGGCAAAATGCGGTCTAACACCACCATTGGGCCGGGCTGCAAAGTGGGTGGCGAAGTGGGCAATTCGATTTTCCTGGGCTATAGCAACAAAGCACACGACGGTTTTCTGGGCAATTCAGTTATTGGCGAGTGGTGCAATCTCGGCGCAAACGTTAATAACTCGAATCTCAAAAATGACTATAGTAACGTGAAGCTCCACAGCTACGCAACGGGTCAGCTCGAAGATACAGGACGTATTTTTTGCGGGCTGATGATGGGCGATTTCACGAAAGCAGGTATCAGCACCATGTTCAATACAGGTACGGTGGTGGGCGTGAGTGCGAACGTTTTCGGCGGAGGATTTCAGCCGAAACACATTCCGTCGTTTTCGTGGGGCGGGGCCGATTCGGGCTTTGCTCCGTATCGCATCGACAAAGCCCTACAGGTGGCCCGCGAAGCCTTCTCACGGCGAAACCTGGAATTTGATGCCGTAGAAGAAGCCATTCTAAGACACGTATTTAATAATGAAAGAGTGAGAGAGTGA
- a CDS encoding TIGR01777 family oxidoreductase, protein MAQTVLITGGTGTIGRRLTELLLQDGYQVSYLSRTLKPIANVTVYQWDVPKGQLNPQAIQTADHIIHLAGAGIADERWTDARKNEILKSRTQSTELLAQALVKNTHSVKSFIASSAIGYYGGDTADRPLTETSPAGNDFLAQVTRAWERSEDLVAALGIRTVKLRTGVVLTMAGGALPKLAQPVRLGAGAPIGSGQQYISWIHLDDLCRLYIEAIKNESWQGVYNAVAPTPVTNETLTRAIAKTLGRPMLLPNIPGFVIKLMFGELAVTVLGGNYVLNKRIAEETNFRYSFGDLDRALEEELQE, encoded by the coding sequence ATGGCGCAAACTGTTTTGATTACAGGCGGCACCGGCACGATTGGCCGCCGATTAACTGAATTGCTGCTTCAGGATGGCTATCAGGTCAGCTACCTCAGTCGGACGCTAAAGCCCATCGCCAACGTCACTGTCTATCAGTGGGACGTGCCGAAGGGGCAGCTTAATCCACAGGCTATTCAAACCGCCGATCACATCATTCACCTCGCCGGAGCGGGTATTGCCGACGAACGATGGACCGACGCCAGAAAGAACGAAATTCTGAAAAGCCGCACCCAATCGACCGAATTACTGGCTCAGGCACTCGTTAAGAATACACATTCGGTTAAGTCGTTCATTGCTTCCTCAGCCATTGGTTATTACGGGGGCGACACTGCCGACCGACCGCTTACCGAAACCAGCCCGGCAGGCAACGACTTTCTGGCGCAGGTGACACGGGCCTGGGAGCGGTCGGAAGACCTGGTAGCCGCCCTCGGCATCCGAACGGTGAAACTTCGCACGGGTGTGGTGCTGACGATGGCGGGCGGAGCTTTGCCCAAACTGGCCCAGCCGGTGCGGCTCGGCGCGGGGGCGCCTATCGGGTCGGGGCAACAATACATTTCCTGGATTCACCTCGACGACCTGTGCCGACTCTACATCGAGGCCATCAAAAACGAGTCGTGGCAGGGTGTCTATAACGCAGTAGCTCCGACGCCCGTCACGAACGAGACGCTGACGCGGGCCATTGCCAAAACCCTCGGTCGGCCTATGTTGCTGCCTAATATTCCGGGGTTTGTGATAAAACTGATGTTTGGCGAACTGGCCGTTACGGTACTGGGCGGTAACTACGTGCTTAACAAGCGAATCGCCGAAGAGACCAATTTCCGGTACAGCTTCGGCGATTTGGACAGGGCGTTGG